Genomic window (Paraburkholderia phenazinium):
GGTGACCTTCGAAGTCCCGATAGTCGTCGTGCTACTGGTCCGGATGGGCATTCTGACGGTCAAGAAGCTGCGTCAGATCCGGCCGTATGTGGTCGTCGGGGCGTTCGTCGTGTCCGCGGTCGTGACCCCGCCTGACGTGTTTTCCCAGTTGATTCTCGCGGTGCCGCTGATCGTGTTGTACGAGGCGGGGATCATCGCGGCGCGGCTGATTGTCGGCAAGCAGAAGGAAGTGGCCGACGAAGAGGAGCATGCGCCGAGTTGAGGGGGATGACGCAAAGGCCGGGACAAGGGTGATGCAAAAAGGGCAGTCCGTGATTGGACTGCCCTTTTTATTTGGGTGGGATCTGGGCGCGGCCTGAGCTCGGCTCAACCGGGCTTAACCGCCGTCGTCGTTCTGGTCGTCGCTGTCGTCGGTGGGCTGTTTCGGCGGCGGTGGACGCTTGCCGATCATCACATCCAGATCCATCTCGTGGTTCTTGCGCACCAGATGGATCTTCGCGTTGGAACCCGGCTTGATCTGCGCGATGAGGTTCAGCAGACGCGTGGTATCCGTGATGTCCTGGCCGTCCACGCTGACCAGAATATCGCCTGGCTTGATGCCGGCGCGGTCGGCCGGGCCGTTCTTCAGCACCCCGGCGACGATCGCCCCCGACTTCTGCTCGAGCCCGAACGACTCAGCAATCTCCGGCGTCACGTCCTGCGGCTCCACGCCGATCCAGCCGCGCGTCACCGAGCCGGTGGTGATGATGCTCTCCAGTACGCTGCGCGCCGTCGACACCGGAATCGCAAAGCCGATGCCGAGCGAGCCGCCCGAGCGCGAATAGATCGCGGTGTTGATGCCGAGCAGGTTGCCGTTCACGTCCACCAGCGCGCCGCCCGAGTTCCCCGGGTTGATGGCCGCGTCGGTCTGAATGAAGTTTTCGAAGGTATTTATGCCAAGGTGATTGCGGCCGAGCGCGCTGACAATCCCCATGGTGACCGTCTGGCCGACGCCGAACGGGTTGCCGATCGCCAGCACCACGTCGCCGACGCGCGTCTGGTCCATGCGGCCGAGCGTGATCGTAGGCAGGTTGGTGAGGTTGACCTTGAGTACCGCCAGATCCGTCTCCGGATCGACGCCGATCACCTTGGCGGTGGTCGTGCGGCCGTCGGCGAGCGCGATTTCGATCTGATCCGCGCCGTCGACGACGTGCTGGTTCGTTAGAATGTAACCTTCCGAACTCACTATGACACCCGAGCCGAGATTCGCGGCCGGCTGTTCCTGCTGTTTGCTGTTGTTCTTGTTGCCGAAGAAGTAACGAAACAGCGGGTCTTTCGCCCGAGGGTCGGGCGGCAACGACCCGTCTTTGCTCGAGAACACGTTGACGACCGCGGGTGATGCCTTCTGCGCGGCATCGGCATAGGAAGCCTGTGCGGGACC
Coding sequences:
- a CDS encoding Do family serine endopeptidase, which translates into the protein MLRRFWLFFAQAVTVLLALMFIIATLKPQWLQRQGQFGKQLAEPIVALREVAPGIGSGPAQASYADAAQKASPAVVNVFSSKDGSLPPDPRAKDPLFRYFFGNKNNSKQQEQPAANLGSGVIVSSEGYILTNQHVVDGADQIEIALADGRTTTAKVIGVDPETDLAVLKVNLTNLPTITLGRMDQTRVGDVVLAIGNPFGVGQTVTMGIVSALGRNHLGINTFENFIQTDAAINPGNSGGALVDVNGNLLGINTAIYSRSGGSLGIGFAIPVSTARSVLESIITTGSVTRGWIGVEPQDVTPEIAESFGLEQKSGAIVAGVLKNGPADRAGIKPGDILVSVDGQDITDTTRLLNLIAQIKPGSNAKIHLVRKNHEMDLDVMIGKRPPPPKQPTDDSDDQNDDGG